A stretch of DNA from Spirosoma endbachense:
AGCGTGACGCTGCCATTACAGAGCGAGTAGCTGGAGGGAGTGATGGTGATGGGGTTGGCCGTGGAGCTGATGGATAGCCATTGCTCCTGGTACTGACCACAGTTGGTGGCGGTTTGTTTCTGCTGAAGCTGATTATCGATGCACTGGTAAGTGTTGGTCGTTTCCCAAAGAGGGGTACAATCACCACAGGTAACATTCACTGGTGCGGGTGCGGTGTGATTGGATTGGTTGGGGCAATCGGGCTTCGAGAGAGTGAGTTCGTAATAAACGGTCTGGTTGAGTTGGGGGGCTGTGACCTGGATGGTGCTTTGGCCGTTGGGGTCTCTCCAGTCTGTGGTTGTCCATTGGTAGCTGACATCTGCACAACCAGTCCCCTGACAGCCGCCCGACAGGGTGATTGATTGGCCACAACTGACAGACTGCGGGGATGCTGAAGCAGTAGGGGCGAAGTCGCAGGGATCATTTGTGGGGGTACAGTTAGATCCATTGGTTATGGTAATAGATTGTGTGGTGGTATTGCAGGAGCCGATGCAGCCAGCCGTGTAAATGCCTGCACTGACCTGTCTGGGATTGGTGGTAGACCCATCCTCAACCCAATAAAAATAACCGTTGCAATTAGCTGCCTGTAGGGTGGCGGTCTCCGTTCCACACAAATCTGTTTTGTCGGCAACCACACTTACCGGGGTTGTCGGTCCACTCAATATGCTTCCTGGTCGCTCATCCCCAAAGGTTGGCGAGCATGGTTTATTGTCCTGTTCATACCAGCGGTAGTTATTTAATTCGTCACAATCCTGGCGGTAGTTTTCCCAGAGAGGGGTACAATCCTCACAGTTAACCTCGACTGCTGTGGTAGTACGTTGGTTCTCACAGCCTGCTTTAGCCATCGTCAGGGTGTAGGAGTAAGTACCCTGCGTGGAGGGGGTGTTTCCAGTCCCATCGGCACTGATGCCATTGCCCGACCAACTGGGAGTGATACCCGTACAGTCGCTGCCGGAGCAGCTACTGGTAAGAGTAATTGGGGTACTGCAATTTGCTGTGGCGGGAGCCGATGCGGTCGGAGTAAAGTTGCAGGCGTTAACAACGGGACAGTCTTCTTTTATTTCTACTCCGTTACTCGAATCATGTGTGTTGGGACAATCTTGGGACAAGCACTGAGCATAATATATTCCGCTTGACGATACTGAAATTTTTGATACATCATCTTCATTATAGATATAGCTATTTTTATACCAGGTTATGTCGCCACTACAGCCCGTCACAGAAAGCGTAACGGTAGATCCTACAGTCGGGCAAACCTCATTAGAACTTGCGGTAACTGTAATGAAATTGGCTATTTCGCAATGGGGTGCATTGGCGTCTGCTGTAATTGCAGTTGTAATTGGATTACTTGCCCTGTACGCTATTTTGCGGTAGTAAGCTGTCGATCGTTCATCCCGAATGAAGACAAATCCACTCTGGCTGTTGGTTTCAGTAACTGAATCGGGGCTAAAAGAAAGACTATCAATGCTGTACTGATACGTTGGTAATGCATTCTGAACATGGATTTTTAGAGCGATAATTCCCTTACTTGGATGACCAATTTTGATTTTGAGTGGCTTTTCAAACAGTTGGCGATTTATGTCTGATAATGTATATGGGCTATTTTTAGTAGGGCGGGTAATGGAATTACTAAAAGCTCGTATGTTTAATCCCTGCTTTTTCTCAAAAAAGCTGTTTGAGGTTCCTTCCCTTGGGCCTCTTAGCAAGGTGAAAGAGGCATCCTCAAATGGCTTGGTAAATCGGCCCTTGAGGGTATAACTAACTGAAGGGGTAGTATTTATAGTAAGCTCCTTGCCAATGTAATCATAGTAATTACCACCCGTCTGCTCAAAACCTTCGGGCATAAGAACCTTTAAGCTGAATGATCGCTGCGACTCAAAAAAGAACAGTTGACCAGGCAGAATCGGCAGTAATTCGGCAATGATTGTTATCTCAAGCTCTTCTCCGATGCTCACACTCGTTTTATTGGCCCGCATCGAAAAGCGGATTGGGTCAGGCCCGGCTAGTTTCTGAATAGGAAGAGACCCTGACATTGGTAAATGCCCAATTATAGACAGGCTATGAGGTGTATTCGTAATAAGCTTAGCTGGTCCTTCTATTGATTTCAGCGCCCCCTTATTCTCCATTGGTTTTCGAAAAACACGCTTAACGTTAGTGCGCAAGGTTGGAGGACGAACAGGTAATTTAGCCGTGAGCGGAGGACGGCGCTTCGCTTCATCTATAAAGTGTATTGTAGAAAATAATGAAACGCTGCATCCTAAAAGTGTAAACAGAAGTAAAAATTGTTTCATACGGCGGTAAGAAAAGCTGCTTATGCAGGATTGCCTGACTGAATAGGGACAGAGTATCGTAAGCCGTTAGTTATCTGGTAGGCCCGTCCAATGGGATCGGGCAATAGATAAAACAGCTTTAATAAATCCTTAAGTAGCCAATTATTATACCAAAGTAATTTTTTATATATATTAATATAATAAAATTTTATATATAATCCTGTTGGTATTCAAGTGAAAAATACATAAGTATTTCATATATAGACACTTAACTAAAAGGCGGCCATAAAAACATGGCCGCCTTTTAGTTAATAATAATACTAAAATATATTTGACTTGACGATTGTGATTTGTGTACTTATTAATATTCTAAAATGGAATAATTGTTGATATGTGAATTAAAAGAAAATCTATTCTTTCCACAAGAAAGAATCCATGTCAGGATTGTGGTCGCTACTTATCGAATAATTGCAAAAACATCTCGGCTGCGTGCCAGCTGTGTGGGAAGGCTAATTTTTGTTTAACAAACCCTTTGTCCAGTACGGTCAAGCCGGGGTAGTGGGCCTGGCTGGCTTTCTGCTCCCAGCTGAGTGGATAATCAATTGTGCCCAGCATACCGCGCTTCTCCGGTTTTTCTGTCCGGCTGTAAAAATGATCTTCGGCCCAGGTCAGATACGGATAATTCATGCTGGATTCCTCGCCGAACTTCTTGCCCGCAACGTGTTCGGCCGTATAATCCCACCAGAACAGTGAAGAATAACTGTCATACTGATTGGGTATGACATACGTATCGGGGAGCCCGAGTGATTTTAACCCGTATTTGAGCCATTTGGTCTGAAAAACAGGATGTTCAGCCCCATCGGTTTTGCCGATGATATAATTCTCCCGCTTAAATTGCTTGAGCGAATCCAGGGCCGATTGAACTACCGGATGGTTTTGATCGGCAACAAGCGATACCAGAAACAGAACCTGGCCAGGATTGTCCGCTTCGGCAATGCCAGCGTTGTTGCGGTCGAATGGGTCGCGGATAGTCATGATCCAGTCACGAATGAGCCGAAGGTTCCCCGTTTCACGCATGACCATGGCCATTAATGCAGCATCGCGATACCAGGGTTTTTGATAAACTAAGAGATTCGGAACGGGGCGTCCGATTCCATCGGTACCGGTTACGACATTGATGAGGATTTCGTGGTGAAGTACCCGAAGAACCAGCCCAAATGTATGATCGGCAAAACGGGGTAAATTCAGGACGCTTCTGGTTGCCCCTACGCGTCTTGGCTTAGGCATTTTAGCTACATTTCTGGCTTTGGCCGGGGGCGTTTGTAGTATCCAGACGCCGGTTTCATCTTCCCGAATCTGTATCGTAACACCTTCATCCAGCGTCAGGTGCACTAAGTATTCTGACGGTACAATGATCTCATTTTTAACTACCCATTGTTCTTCAATATTACCCGTCAATGCGTTAATGAGTCGTCCGTTTCGATAAATGTATTTGGTTCGGTCGCCCATGCCAAACAGAAAGAATTTCAGATCTGGAAGGTCGCGATGATTCGTGTATTCCTGTCGAAGCCTCAGTAGCGTGCTTCTGTACAATTGTAAAGCTGCTTCCGGATTGGGATAGAGGGTAGGAGGTGGTATTGATTGTGCCCAGAGGGTCGGTGTAAGAAGCAGAAAGAGGAAAAGTTGTTTCATTTTTTCAGGTAGAGGACAAAAAATGGCGCAGCTACCGGAGCTGCGCCATTAGACCGGTTGCCCGGTAAATTTACTTACACATTGCTTAAGCAGTATCCTGTTAGTCGAGTAATTTGATGATTCAGTAAATAAGGGTAATACCCAGTTTCCCAATAAGCGACTTACTCAACTATAGTTTGGACTTTACGGGCTGATCGTTATAGACCAGCAAGTCCGAAATATAAACAACGTGTTCCGGGTCTGGGTTCAGGAGCTTAACTCGTACCGTATGCTTGCCTTTGGGTAGCTGATATTTCCAGAACAGTTCATGGCGACGATGCGTAAAATCGACGGGAAGTTTCGCTGTTTCGATTTTCTTATCGTCGACATAGAGTTCGGCATTAAAGGCGAAAGCGCTTTCATAACCCCAGCTGGATCGGTTTTTAGGTTTGGCTTCTCCCTTTACTACAAACCCAATACCCTCGAATTCCGCCGTATAGTCATTCTCCAGGTTTTTACGAACGTGGGTGACCTGCACCGGATAATGACCCGTAAAAGCTTGTTCGAGCCTGACCGCTTTGGGTGTCTGAACGGCAATGGTTACCTGATCGCCAGTAATTTTGCCGCCGTTTCGTTCAACCACCTGAAGGGCGTGTTTCATCCCCATGGCATACACATCGTTGAGCGACATGGTCGTGTATTTGAAATCAATATCTTCGGCTTCTTTTAAGCCCTGTTTCCAGTAAGCTGGTATTTTATCGTAACCAAGCATTGTGCCCAGAATACCGCCCGCCGAAGCCGGGTTGCAATCCGAATCCTGGCCGGCGCGGGTGCTGATCTCCATCGTTTTGGTAAAATCACCTCCGCCATAAAGCAGACCAAGCACGATATAGGCCGAATTGATCTTCGCATCGATGTTGAATGCGCGAAATACGCCTTCCGGACAACCGATCTCATCCGACCATTTCTTCTGAATCTCGAACCAGTTTCGTTTCCAGTCTGCGGGATACTGATCATGCCACTTGATAACATCGGCGATGCACTGATAAAAGGTACTCTGGGGCGGAATTGTCTTTAGGGCTTCCCTGACAATGTAATTGACATCACTGGAGACAAATGCGAGTGAATACATGGCACCTACGTAAGCGCCACCATACCAGCCATCCCCGTAATTCATGATATGACCAATGGGGTCACCGATCTGAACGGCCGTGTTTGGCATTCCGGGGGCCATCAACCCCGAAAAGTCGGCCTCGATCTGGAAGTCGATGTCATCGGCATGAGGGTTGTTAAGCCAATGGCCCGACTCGGGCGCTTTCATGCCGTTCAGGATGTTATATCGACCAGCCTGGTTGGCGTGCCAGAGCATATAGCTCGCCGTAGCATAGGCTTTGGCATGCTCATCGACGGATGCATCGAGCCCCTTCTTTTCGAACACATCGACGAACGTCAGGTCCATATAAATGTCGTCATAGAGACCTGGATTGTTAAGCATCGTATGCTTCATATAACCGTCATACCACGGAATAGGCTGATAGTCATTGAGCATCGTGCCATTAAACTGAAACTCGGTTGGACCGCCAAAGGTGCAGCCAATCAGTTGACCCGCCCAGCCGCCTTTAATCTTGTCCTGAATGGCACTTTTTGCCATCGTTACCGATTTGGGCGCTGTTTTGGGTGGCTTAGTCGGTGGAATAGCCGCCAACAATAAAGCCATAGCAATGCCTGATAAAAGTATTTTTTTCATGGTTAACAAAAAGGAATAGATGGTTAGAGTAGGCAGTAGGAAATAAGCCGGATCGCACCGCCAAAAACTGCCTACTGAGAACTGAAGACCGAAGACTCCAGCTCATTTCGATAGGGCACCGACGCCTGAGCGCCCATTCGGGTAACCGAAACAGAAGCTGCTTTACAGGCAAAAGCTACAGCATCGGGTAATGGCTTGCTTTCCGAGAGCGCAACCGAAAGAGCCCCATTAAAACAATCACCGGCGGCCGTAGTATCGACGGCTTTTACGGGGGGCGCTTCAATTACCTGACCTTTTTGTTCAGCGGTATACAGATAGGCTCCTTTAGAACCGAGCGTAATCACAACGTTTTTGACGCCCATGTCACGTAATTTTCGGGCAGCCTGTTCGGCGGTGGCGGGGTCTGTTACACGAATACCGGTCAGTAATTCGGCTTCGGTTTCGTTGGGCGTAATCAGAAAAAGATGCGGAAACAGATCAGCCGGAAGTGGCTGAGCAGGAGCCGGATTCAGAATGACCCGGCAACCGCGCCGGGCAGCTTCCCGAATAACGTACTCGACAGTCGGCAACGGAATTTCTAACTGGAGCAGTACCAATGCATCGGACTCCGTAGCCTGTAATGCCGCTTCAGTTTCGCCCGGTTGCAGGTTTGCATTGGAGCCGGGTGCGACAGTAATGCAATTTTCGCCGGAAGCGTCAACATTGATGAGTGCAACGCCCGATGGGTAATCAGCATCCGTTAATACGTAGGATGTATTAATACCTTCACGCTCGAAACCGCTGAGCGCCTGCCGCCCAAAAATATCATTGCCGACTTTAGCCACAAACGTTACGGATTTTCCAGCCGAGGAATCGACAAGACGGGCGGCTGCAACGGCCTGGTTGGCCCCTTTTCCGCCCGGATTCATCAAAAACGTGCCACCAATGACGGTTTCACCCGGTGCGGGTAATTTTTCGGCCTTGACGACCATGTCGGTATTGGAACTACCAACCACCAGAATCTGACTTGGCATTCGAAAGAAGAGTTAAGGGACAGGTACAAATTTATCCGGTAAAAGGTATATTGCAAGTCCAAGCCTGAACCCTTTTCAGACAAGGCTATTCCTGATCCGGTTTAACAAAAACAGGGTTCTTTCTAGCGACGTTTAGGCTGGTGGCCATTTTTCTGGTCGAAATACTTTGTATAACGGATAAGCCTACCCTAAACCTATGTTTTCAATTGATCAACTTCATACACTCGTTCAGACGCTGACGAAATCGGAAAAACGATATTTCAAGCTCGTATGTAGCCTGCAGGATGGCGATAAGGCCTATCTGCTTTTATTTGATCTTCTGGAGAATCAGCTGGAGGGAGGAGGAGCTTTGTATGAAGTATTGGAAAAGAAATTTCCTGGTTCATCGATCGAACCCGTTCGGAAACACCTTTACCGGGTATTGATGAAAGCGCTGCGGCTCTATGAATGCGAGAAAACAACGGAGAACAAACTCGCATCGCTGATGCAGGATGCCCGGATATTATTCGCTAAAGGGCTTTCGGAGCTAGGTTTCGACCAGATCGAAAAAACGAAGCGGCTGGCCATGCGCAACGAAAAACATCTCTACTACCTGATGGCTGCCCGGCTGGAATTACAACAGCTCGTCAGGATTCAATTCTCGGCGGTCGACGAGACGCTGTTGCTCCGTAAACAACAGCAGTGGCAAACGATCATGCAGCGTGAACAGACCAGCCACCAGCATTCGGCACTCTACGAAATTCTGCTGTGTCGGTACTGGAAAAACGGTCTGGTTCGTAACCTTGGTGAACAAACCCGGTTGAATGACCTCTTACTGGAAGAACACCAGATCGTGAGCCGAAGCCAGCAAAAAAACTCGTTCGACGCACAGCGACTCCACCTGCATTTTCAATCCGTCTATTTTCTGATGACCAATGATTCGGAGGGGAGCCTGAAGGCGTTTTATGATCTACATAATTTATTTCAACGCCACCAGGACCTTTGGACCGACACGCCGATTTATTACATCCATCTGCTGGATGGTATCTTAACCGATCTGCGTGGTCTGCAACGATATACCGATATGGACTATTTTCTGGATCAACTGTCGGCTCTGACTATTTTGCCGGAGGGTGTTTCGTTACAGGCGCGATACCTGACGTTACTCCATCGGCTGGCTCGTCTCAATGATACCGGACAAACGGAGAATGCGCTGGTTCTGATTCAATCGGTCACTCCCGTTCTTGAGCGCGAACTGCCCGGTTTGCCCGCAAATGTGCAGTCGCTGGTTCGGTTAAGCATTGCCAGAACGTACCGTGATGCCGGGAAGCCGACAATGGCGCTTAAGCAGGTTAATGCGGTGTTGAACGATAAGCTGACAGCCGGGCGAACTACCGTGCAGAGCCAGTTATGGTACAATCAGGCCCGGTTGCTGAACCTGATGGTTCATACGGATCTGGGCAATCTGGACTATCTGCGGTATGAGCTTCGTTCTGTAGAGCGGAAGCTAAAGGCCGACAAAAAACTATATCGGGTTGAGCGGGCTATGCTTGCTTACCTGAAAGGGTATCTGAACGGAAAGCCAGATTATTCATTTATTCCAACCGTACAGCAACTGGTCGATGAACCTACCGAACGACAGCTAGTACTGGCCTTGGGATTAACGCGATGGGCTGCCGAAAACTGCCGGAGGGCAGGCGTCGAAACGCTCAGTCAGGCCGCTTCGTAGCCTATTTTGTCATGGATACTTACCGGACTTTCAGCCTGATCGTTCTGTAAATCGGTGGAAAAACCTACGGTTCTATTCTTAACAAAATGATAAACACAGGTTTTATCACTACTATGCCCTTGATTTATAGCTTCTAAAGTTCGTGAATTCGGTAAATTTTCGGTAACCACTTATGACCGCTCATTGGCGCCTTGAGTAAGGAGACTATATTTCCGCTCTTTTCCTGAATGTTCATTAATCAGAACCACGTTATGGTCAAATTCCGCATTCTTACACTCACCTGTCTTTTTACGACCTGTCTGGGGTATTTATCTACTACTGCTCAACCCATTTTATCGCTCTCCAATTATACCTATTCGCCCGGAAAGACGGCCATTGGTACGCTTCGTGTAACAGGAACAGGAAGCCGATTTAAACTTCGCGGGCCGAATGCTTCGTTGTTTTCGTTGGACAAAGCGAACCAATTATCGATCCAGCCCACCGCAGCAAAAGCATCACAACCCTGGTACGATCTGATCGTAGAAGGGCAGATGGCCAGCGGCAGCGTACGTGATACGTTTCGGATCGTGAAAGACGAGTTTATTCGGAATCAGGTAATAGCGCACCGGGGCGCGTGGAAACAGTCAGGAACGAGTGAAAACTCAATCACTTCCTTACAGAATGCGGTCAAACTGGGGTGCATGGGTAGCGAATTCGACGTGCATATGTCGGCCGACTCGGTATTGGTTGTTAACCATGATGCCGCTATTCAGGGATTGGCCATCGAAAAAACGACGGCAGCTGAATTGGCTAAACTCAAACTTAGTAATGGCGAATCGTTTCCGACTTTAGAAGCCTACCTGACTGAGGGCATGAAGCAAACCCATACCCGGTTAATTCTGGAGATTAAAACGTCGACGATGGGCAAAGAGCGGTCAATGGCGCTGACAGAACGCGTCGTGAAATTAGTCCACCGGATGAAAGCCCAGGCTTGGGTCGATTATATCGCGTTTGACTATGACGTCTGCAAAAAAGTAAAAGCGTTAAATCCTGATGCTAAAGTTGCTTATCTGAATGGGGATAAATCACCGGAACAACTGGCTGCCGATCAGCTGTATGGCCTGGATTACCACTTTAATGTACTCAGAAAGAATGAAGCATGGATTAACGACGCGAAGCAGCGTAAGCTAACGGTTAATGTCTGGACCGTAAACGATAAGGAGTCGTTAGCGTGGTTTCTGGAACGGCAGGTTGAATTCATTACCACCAACGAGCCCGAATTACTATTGACGATGATTGCCAACAAATAAGGAGATCGGTCTGTCGGTATGACAATACTTTTTTCTCCTTATGAGATAGTATTGACACACCGACAGACCGATCTTGTCTTATGATACAGCTTTTGTAAGCACGGCCTCGGCTCCAGATTTCAGGAGTGCATTGAGGTAATCAGCTACTGCTTCGGTGAAGCCTGGTAGCTCTGTGAGATCTGTTTGCCAGAGCGTTTTATCGGACAGGACGCTTTTTACGAATGCAAAAACGGTGGCAGCGTCTTTTTCCTTAACTGTCTTCCAGTCACCGTAAAAATAGCCAGCCCGTTCATCGCGGATGGGATAGGTGAGTATACCGCCACCTACGGAAATTTCGCCAAAGAACTGGCCTTCTTCCTGACGAATTGCTTTCATAAAGAGCAGATAGGCGGCAAAACCCAGGGCGGTAAGTTTCGGAACGGTCTTGAACTGCTCGTAATAGCGCTGAATAGTTGCTACGTTGCGAGCCTGCATTTTGGCCGTTTCCTGAAGCGAAATATTGAGCAGGAGGTGATCCAGATAAGGATTCCGGAATCGGTCCAGCACATCAAGGGCAAACTGTTTAACTTCGGCCTTGTCCATGCCCGGAACGCCGTAGTCAGGTACCGTCGGCACAATTTCGTTGAGCATCAGCGACTCAATAAATTTGCTCATGGCCGGGTGCTTCATCTCATCGGCTACGGTTTCCAGGCCGAGCAGATAACCCAGCGGCATGGTGAGCGTGTGCGTTCCGTTCAGCACCCGAAGCTTGCGCTCCTTATAAAAATTGATGTCCTCGTCAATGATGACTTGTGGTGTGCTGCTGTCGGCAAAGCTGAGTGTTTCCCGAACACGGTCATCGCCCTCAATAGCCCAGAGGTGATACGGTTCCGTAAATGTCAGCAGCTCATCTTCATAGCCAAGCTCCTGTTGGAGTGCCTGTTTGGCTTCATCAGTTGGACGCGTGACAATCCGGTCAACCAGCGAATTGCAGAAGCGAACGTGGAATTTAAGCCATTTCGTGAACAGCTTGCCCAGTTCATTGAATTTTGCCAGTTTCTCGACGGCGTCGCGAAGTTTAAGCCCATTGTCGGTGACAAGTTCGGTTGGAATTACCACCATACCTTTGGCCTTCGAGCCGCCAACGCTCCGGAAACGCTCATACAGAAACGCCGTCAGTTTTGCCGGAAATGACTGGGGTGGATGCTGAAAAATACTTTCTTCCGTATAATTCAAGCCAACTTCGGTTGTGTTGGAAATGATGATCTGCAGTTTTGGATTTCTGGCCAGTTTCAGAATCTCATTCCATTGAGTCTGGGCAGCCAGGACACGGCTAATCGCTGAAACAACCTTTGTTTCCGATACGTTTTCGCCCTGCTGAATTCCCCGAACAGCTACAGTATATAAATTATCCTGATCTGAAAATTCATTGGTCTGACTGTCAGTTGATTTAACGACTACAATCGATCCGTTGAATCGGCCTTCGGCGTTGGCTTTCTGCACCAGATAATCGGGCAGGCCACGCAGCAGGACGCCTGTACCGAACTGCAATACCTTTTCGGGGAAAACAGGTGCGGGATGTGTAGAGCGGGTAAGTTTAGACATAGTTGGGTGGGTGGCAGTCTGCTCTGCAGTCATCTAAGTATTCGTTTACTATTGCGTAAAAATGAAAATGGATAGTTGATTCTTCATAATCCGGCAATAATACGCACTACATCGCTAACTGTAGCTTCTATTTTATCAAATGCACGATTTGCGAGTACATCTTTAGGAAATAGCTGAGAGCCCATGCCCACAGCTACCGCGCCTGCACCAAACCATTTGGACAAACTTTCCTGGTTTGGTTCAACGCCCCCGGTTACCATAGCCGTGGCAAAGGGAAGTGGTCCGCTCAGGCTCCGGATAAAGTTTGGCCCCAGCACTTCGCCCGGAAACACCTTCACAATCTCGACACCCCACTCGTGAGCGGTTGTGATTTCAGTCAGTGTGGCACAGCCGGGCATATAAGCTACCTTTCGGCGATTACACAGGCGGGCAATTTCCTCACTGAATGTCGGACCGACAATAAAATCGGCTCCGAGCTGAAGGTAAAGGCCAGCGGTTGGTGCATCCAGAACAGTACCGGCACCAAGTGCCAGACCCGGAAACTCTCGTGAACACACTCGGCTGAGGTTGGCAAATCGCTCATGCGCAAAATCACCCCGGTTCGTAAACTCAAATGCCCGAACGCCCGCTTTGTAGCAGGCCGACACGACACCAAGACAAATTTCATCGTCGGGGTGATAAAAAACGGGGACAAGGGGCACCTGGCGTATGGTCTGATAAAGTGCCAATCGGGAAATACGGGCCATTATTTTTTAGTTTATAGTGTGCAGTAGACTACTGTAAGCTGCACACCTATTTTATCGTCTCAATTTTCCAGAACTATCACCGGCCTCCAGTGTTTCGATTTCGGTTACGGTAGCCAGGTTGACATCGCCAGGAATCGTATGTTTCAAAGCTGACGCTGCTGACCCAAATTCAACCGCTCGTTGCGGGTCATTGAAGGTTAGCAGGCCATAAATTAGTCCGGCCATATAGGCATCGCCAGTGCCGATTCGATCCACAATAGGCTGTATATCATACACTCTTGACTTATGAACGGTGCTGCCATCATACAACTTAGCCGATAGCTGGTTGTGTGATGCGCTCAACGAATTGCGTTTGGTGTCCGTTACATATTTAATCGTTGGAAACCGGCGCATCATAGCCCGTCCTGCTTCAATAAAAGTACTGCCGACAACCCCGTAAAGTTCCGAAAAGAGCGATTTGTTGCCTAAAATCAGCGTACAGCCTTCCGTTAATGCGGGCATGATCTCCTGAGGGCTTCGACCATACTGCCAAAGGTTACTGCGGTAGACGATATCGCCTGAAACCGGAACCCCCAGCCGATTGGCGGTCTGTATGCCCGCTAACAGGCTATCAGCAGCTCCCTGTGAGAGTGCAGGCGTAATACCCGTCCAGTGGAACCAGTCGGCACCGGTCAGTATGGACTCCCAATCAATCTCAGTTGAGGTAATGCGCGAGAAGGCGGAGTCGACCCGGTCATAGACAATCTGACTGGCCCGGCTCCCGGCACCGGTTTCGAGAAAATACAAACCCAGGCGGCCATCGCCATAACGAACGTGCTGCGTACCAACGCCATAGCGTCGCAGATAGCCGGTTGCCGATCGCCCAAGAGCGTGGTCAGGGAAGCGGGTAACATGGGCCGTTTCGAGGCCTAATTGGGCTAATGAGACGGCTACGTTGGCTTCGGTGCCACCAAAGTGCATGGTCAACGAATCTGTTTGTACAAAACGCTCAACACCCGGTGGACTGAGCCGGAGCATAACTTCGCCGAAAGTGATGACTTTCATGTATGGTAACAGGGAGTTAAAAGAAAATGCAAGTTACTGGCATCCTGTGAAAAATAGCGTAGTATTTATTTTGTACTCAATATGCTCCACTTGCCAATTTTTTCAAGTTCTTCAGCTTTTACTGGTTCAAGTTTGGGTAAAATTAAATGGATGAGTACCAGCGCAATCAGGTAGGCGCAACTGGCAACGATAAACATGGGCAAATATCCAAATGCTGTAATAATACGTCCCGAAAGCAAGGCCAGCAGAATGCCTCCCACCGCTCCGAACATACCACCAATACCCGTTACCGACGCAACGACATTTCTTGGGAACAGGTCTGATGCAAACGTGTACATATTGGCTGCCCAGCCCTGGTGTGCGGCTGTTGCCAGCGAAATCAGGGCGATAGCTACGGTCAGACTATTGGTTTGGGCAGCAAAAAATATCGGAACGACGCACAACGCGCAGATCAGCATGGTGGTTTTTCGGGCGCGGTTTGCCGACCAGCCAAGGCTCATAAATTGTGTACTGAGCCAGCCGAAAAAAATGCTCCCTGCATCGGAGACAACGTAGATAATCAGGAACGGAACACCAAAGCTTTTAAGGTCAAGCTTCTGATCGAGAGCGTCGTTGGAGTTGAAAAAATCGGGTAGCCAGGTCATATAAAACCACCAGATCGGGTCGGCCATAAACTTGCCGACGGCAAAGGCCCACGTTTGTTTATAGCCCAGTAATTGACCCCAGGAAGGTTTTACGGGAACTCGTTTTTCCTCGTCG
This window harbors:
- the rbsK gene encoding ribokinase, coding for MPSQILVVGSSNTDMVVKAEKLPAPGETVIGGTFLMNPGGKGANQAVAAARLVDSSAGKSVTFVAKVGNDIFGRQALSGFEREGINTSYVLTDADYPSGVALINVDASGENCITVAPGSNANLQPGETEAALQATESDALVLLQLEIPLPTVEYVIREAARRGCRVILNPAPAQPLPADLFPHLFLITPNETEAELLTGIRVTDPATAEQAARKLRDMGVKNVVITLGSKGAYLYTAEQKGQVIEAPPVKAVDTTAAGDCFNGALSVALSESKPLPDAVAFACKAASVSVTRMGAQASVPYRNELESSVFSSQ
- a CDS encoding ADP-ribosylglycohydrolase family protein; the encoded protein is MKKILLSGIAMALLLAAIPPTKPPKTAPKSVTMAKSAIQDKIKGGWAGQLIGCTFGGPTEFQFNGTMLNDYQPIPWYDGYMKHTMLNNPGLYDDIYMDLTFVDVFEKKGLDASVDEHAKAYATASYMLWHANQAGRYNILNGMKAPESGHWLNNPHADDIDFQIEADFSGLMAPGMPNTAVQIGDPIGHIMNYGDGWYGGAYVGAMYSLAFVSSDVNYIVREALKTIPPQSTFYQCIADVIKWHDQYPADWKRNWFEIQKKWSDEIGCPEGVFRAFNIDAKINSAYIVLGLLYGGGDFTKTMEISTRAGQDSDCNPASAGGILGTMLGYDKIPAYWKQGLKEAEDIDFKYTTMSLNDVYAMGMKHALQVVERNGGKITGDQVTIAVQTPKAVRLEQAFTGHYPVQVTHVRKNLENDYTAEFEGIGFVVKGEAKPKNRSSWGYESAFAFNAELYVDDKKIETAKLPVDFTHRRHELFWKYQLPKGKHTVRVKLLNPDPEHVVYISDLLVYNDQPVKSKL
- a CDS encoding glycerophosphodiester phosphodiesterase, whose amino-acid sequence is MVKFRILTLTCLFTTCLGYLSTTAQPILSLSNYTYSPGKTAIGTLRVTGTGSRFKLRGPNASLFSLDKANQLSIQPTAAKASQPWYDLIVEGQMASGSVRDTFRIVKDEFIRNQVIAHRGAWKQSGTSENSITSLQNAVKLGCMGSEFDVHMSADSVLVVNHDAAIQGLAIEKTTAAELAKLKLSNGESFPTLEAYLTEGMKQTHTRLILEIKTSTMGKERSMALTERVVKLVHRMKAQAWVDYIAFDYDVCKKVKALNPDAKVAYLNGDKSPEQLAADQLYGLDYHFNVLRKNEAWINDAKQRKLTVNVWTVNDKESLAWFLERQVEFITTNEPELLLTMIANK
- a CDS encoding tagaturonate reductase — translated: MSKLTRSTHPAPVFPEKVLQFGTGVLLRGLPDYLVQKANAEGRFNGSIVVVKSTDSQTNEFSDQDNLYTVAVRGIQQGENVSETKVVSAISRVLAAQTQWNEILKLARNPKLQIIISNTTEVGLNYTEESIFQHPPQSFPAKLTAFLYERFRSVGGSKAKGMVVIPTELVTDNGLKLRDAVEKLAKFNELGKLFTKWLKFHVRFCNSLVDRIVTRPTDEAKQALQQELGYEDELLTFTEPYHLWAIEGDDRVRETLSFADSSTPQVIIDEDINFYKERKLRVLNGTHTLTMPLGYLLGLETVADEMKHPAMSKFIESLMLNEIVPTVPDYGVPGMDKAEVKQFALDVLDRFRNPYLDHLLLNISLQETAKMQARNVATIQRYYEQFKTVPKLTALGFAAYLLFMKAIRQEEGQFFGEISVGGGILTYPIRDERAGYFYGDWKTVKEKDAATVFAFVKSVLSDKTLWQTDLTELPGFTEAVADYLNALLKSGAEAVLTKAVS
- a CDS encoding bifunctional 4-hydroxy-2-oxoglutarate aldolase/2-dehydro-3-deoxy-phosphogluconate aldolase, with protein sequence MARISRLALYQTIRQVPLVPVFYHPDDEICLGVVSACYKAGVRAFEFTNRGDFAHERFANLSRVCSREFPGLALGAGTVLDAPTAGLYLQLGADFIVGPTFSEEIARLCNRRKVAYMPGCATLTEITTAHEWGVEIVKVFPGEVLGPNFIRSLSGPLPFATAMVTGGVEPNQESLSKWFGAGAVAVGMGSQLFPKDVLANRAFDKIEATVSDVVRIIAGL